From a region of the Microterricola gilva genome:
- a CDS encoding aspartate carbamoyltransferase catalytic subunit yields the protein MRHLLSTRELSREAAIEILDIAEDMADVQQREVKKLPTLRGKTVVNLFFEDSTRTRISFEAAAKRLSADVINFSAKGSSVSKGESLKDTAQTLAAIGADGVVIRHGASGAPAVLAASGWIDAGIINAGDGTHEHPTQALLDAFTIRRRLHGAASRGRDLDGVTVTIVGDILHSRVARSNVWLLDALGASVTLVAPPTLVPVDTGAWPATISYDLDAAIDAAPDVVMMLRIQAERMNAAFFPNSREYSRTWGLDDDRFRRLAPSSIVMHPGPMNRGLEISSAAADSAQSTVLEQVANGVSVRMAALYLLLSGEREVSR from the coding sequence ATGAGGCACCTGCTCTCCACCCGCGAGCTGAGCCGCGAGGCCGCGATCGAGATCCTCGACATCGCGGAGGACATGGCCGATGTGCAGCAGCGCGAGGTCAAGAAGCTCCCGACGCTGCGCGGCAAGACCGTCGTCAACCTCTTCTTCGAGGACTCGACGCGCACCCGGATCTCCTTCGAGGCCGCGGCCAAGCGGTTGTCGGCTGATGTCATCAACTTCAGCGCGAAGGGCTCGAGCGTCTCCAAGGGCGAGAGCCTGAAGGACACGGCGCAGACCCTCGCCGCGATCGGAGCGGACGGCGTCGTCATCCGCCACGGCGCGTCCGGCGCCCCGGCCGTTCTGGCCGCGAGCGGCTGGATCGACGCCGGCATCATCAACGCGGGCGACGGAACGCACGAGCACCCGACACAGGCGCTGCTCGACGCGTTCACCATCCGCAGGCGCCTGCACGGCGCGGCCTCGCGTGGCCGTGACCTCGACGGCGTCACCGTCACGATCGTCGGCGACATCCTGCACTCGCGAGTCGCCAGATCCAATGTCTGGCTGCTCGATGCCCTCGGCGCGAGCGTGACCCTGGTCGCCCCGCCCACCCTCGTTCCGGTCGACACCGGCGCCTGGCCGGCGACGATCAGTTACGACCTCGACGCGGCCATCGACGCCGCGCCCGACGTCGTGATGATGTTGCGCATTCAGGCCGAACGCATGAATGCAGCGTTTTTCCCCAACAGCCGGGAGTATTCCCGCACATGGGGTCTTGACGACGATCGTTTTCGGCGCCTCGCGCCGAGTAGCATTGTCATGCACCCCGGCCCGATGAACCGTGGCCTGGAGATCTCCTCCGCCGCGGCCGATTCGGCGCAGTCGACGGTGCTCGAGCAGGTAGCGAATGGAGTTTCGGTGAGAATGGCCGCGTTGTATCTCTTGCTTTCCGGTGAACGTGAGGTGTCCCGATGA
- a CDS encoding MFS transporter, giving the protein MTEAPPRRRLVDLSPLREPAFGRLWIGGAISGIGAQLTVVAVGLQIFDMTGSTLAVGLVGGIALLPMIIAGLWGGVLADAFDRRRVLIVSSLVAWFATLGLVALSMADAATRGSEHAIPVWPFYIVTTIATVAATISGATRSAITPRILPQHLISRAAALNGISMGVQLTLGPALAGVLVATAGFSTTFAVDAVLFTAGFLGIVTLPALKPDGAAPRAGLQSLRDGLVFLRQAPNIRTSFLVDIVAMTFGRPFALLPAVAALAVGGGAITVGILTAAAALGTFLTSLFSGPVAHVHRYGVAIARSIMIYGGCVAMLGLVVAVMQTGWFGPVGESFAEVNIPALVIAAIAMAGTGASDEVSAIFRSTMMLTATPDAMQGRLQGIFTVVVAGGPRLGDLYVGILATAVGLWFPPLFGGLAIIALIAVIMRAQPSFRNYDARNPQP; this is encoded by the coding sequence GTGACTGAAGCCCCTCCCCGCCGCCGTTTGGTCGACCTCTCACCGCTGCGGGAACCGGCATTCGGCCGACTCTGGATCGGCGGCGCGATCTCCGGCATCGGCGCCCAACTCACCGTCGTCGCCGTCGGCCTGCAGATCTTCGACATGACCGGCTCGACACTCGCCGTCGGCCTCGTCGGCGGCATCGCCCTGCTGCCGATGATCATCGCCGGGCTCTGGGGCGGCGTGCTCGCCGATGCCTTCGACCGCCGCCGGGTGCTGATTGTGAGCTCGCTCGTGGCCTGGTTCGCCACGCTGGGCCTCGTCGCCCTGTCGATGGCGGATGCCGCGACCCGCGGTTCAGAGCACGCGATCCCGGTCTGGCCGTTCTACATCGTGACAACCATCGCGACCGTCGCCGCAACGATCAGCGGTGCGACGCGTTCGGCCATCACACCGCGGATCCTGCCACAGCACCTCATCTCGCGCGCCGCGGCACTCAACGGCATCAGCATGGGCGTGCAGCTGACACTCGGCCCGGCATTGGCCGGTGTGCTCGTTGCGACCGCTGGCTTCTCGACCACCTTTGCCGTCGACGCCGTGTTGTTCACCGCCGGCTTCCTCGGCATCGTCACGCTCCCGGCGCTCAAGCCGGACGGGGCGGCTCCCCGCGCCGGCCTGCAGTCGCTCCGCGACGGCCTGGTCTTCCTCCGCCAGGCACCGAACATCCGCACGAGCTTCCTCGTCGACATCGTCGCGATGACCTTTGGCCGCCCGTTCGCGCTCCTCCCGGCCGTCGCGGCCCTCGCCGTCGGCGGCGGGGCGATCACGGTCGGAATCCTCACGGCTGCCGCCGCGCTCGGCACCTTCCTGACCAGTCTGTTCAGCGGGCCCGTCGCCCATGTGCACCGCTACGGTGTCGCGATTGCGCGCTCGATCATGATCTACGGCGGCTGCGTGGCCATGCTCGGCCTCGTCGTCGCCGTCATGCAGACCGGGTGGTTCGGCCCGGTCGGCGAGAGCTTCGCCGAGGTCAACATTCCCGCGCTCGTGATCGCGGCGATCGCGATGGCCGGCACCGGCGCATCGGACGAGGTCAGCGCCATCTTCCGCAGCACGATGATGCTCACGGCGACACCGGATGCCATGCAGGGCCGTCTGCAGGGCATCTTCACCGTCGTCGTCGCCGGCGGCCCACGGCTCGGCGATCTCTACGTCGGCATCCTCGCGACGGCCGTCGGCCTGTGGTTCCCGCCGTTGTTCGGCGGCCTGGCCATCATCGCGCTGATCGCCGTGATCATGCGCGCACAGCCGTCGTTCCGAAACTACGACGCCCGCAACCCCCAGCCGTAG
- the nusB gene encoding transcription antitermination factor NusB, producing MSARTKARKRALDILYSADMRQISIDDAIAAEAARAVSEPARAASWLYAREIVDGIVDNKADIDEMIETYAVGWTLARMPAIDRALLRIGIWEIMYNDEVPDAVAISEAVEAATVLSTDDSAGFINGLLAKISQVKPGA from the coding sequence GTGAGCGCACGCACCAAGGCACGCAAGCGCGCCCTTGACATCCTTTACTCCGCCGACATGCGGCAGATCTCGATCGACGACGCGATCGCGGCCGAGGCGGCGCGCGCCGTCAGCGAGCCCGCCCGCGCGGCGAGCTGGCTGTACGCCCGCGAGATCGTCGACGGCATCGTCGACAACAAGGCCGACATCGACGAGATGATCGAGACCTACGCGGTCGGGTGGACGCTCGCCAGGATGCCCGCGATCGACCGCGCCCTGCTGCGCATCGGCATCTGGGAGATCATGTACAACGACGAGGTGCCGGATGCCGTGGCCATCTCCGAGGCCGTCGAGGCAGCCACCGTGCTCTCCACTGACGACTCGGCCGGCTTCATCAACGGCCTGCTCGCGAAGATCTCGCAGGTGAAGCCGGGCGCCTAG
- the efp gene encoding elongation factor P — protein sequence MASTADIKNGVVLNIDGQLWTIIEFQHVKPGKGGAFVRTKMKNVVTGKTVDKTFNAGAKIETENVDRRDFQYLYADGESYVFMDVTDYDQLHVPAAVVGDAINFMLENQAVTLGLHNGNPLFIELPASVVLLITHTDPGLQGDRSTGGTKPATVETGYEIQVPLFLETGTKVKVDTRTGDYLGRVND from the coding sequence ATGGCTTCAACCGCTGACATCAAGAATGGCGTCGTGCTCAACATCGATGGCCAGCTGTGGACCATCATCGAGTTCCAGCACGTCAAGCCGGGCAAGGGCGGCGCATTCGTGCGCACCAAGATGAAGAACGTCGTCACGGGCAAGACCGTCGACAAGACCTTCAACGCCGGCGCCAAGATCGAGACCGAGAACGTCGACCGCCGCGACTTCCAGTACCTCTACGCCGACGGCGAGTCGTACGTGTTCATGGACGTCACCGACTACGACCAGCTGCACGTTCCCGCCGCTGTCGTCGGCGACGCCATCAACTTCATGCTGGAGAACCAGGCCGTCACGCTCGGCCTGCACAACGGCAACCCGCTGTTCATCGAGCTGCCGGCATCCGTCGTGCTGCTCATCACGCACACCGACCCCGGCCTGCAGGGCGACCGTTCGACCGGCGGCACCAAGCCGGCCACCGTCGAGACTGGCTACGAGATCCAGGTTCCGCTGTTCCTCGAGACCGGCACCAAGGTCAAGGTCGACACCCGCACGGGTGACTACCTCGGCCGCGTCAACGACTAA
- the pyrR gene encoding bifunctional pyr operon transcriptional regulator/uracil phosphoribosyltransferase PyrR, which yields MMARTVLNQADITRALTRIAHEIIESNKGTQDLVLLGIPTRGVTLAQRIAGIIQGIDPDAPAALSGSLDVTMYRDDLSRTRTRTPAPTALPTSIDGKTVVLVDDVLFSGRTIRAALDAINDIGRPRAVRLAALVDRGHRELPIRADFVGKNLPSSTDERINVRLQEIDGEDSVSIEALA from the coding sequence TTGATGGCGCGTACCGTGCTCAATCAAGCTGACATCACGCGAGCACTCACTCGCATCGCCCACGAGATCATCGAATCCAACAAGGGCACGCAGGACCTGGTCCTGCTCGGCATCCCGACCAGGGGAGTCACGCTGGCCCAGCGCATCGCCGGCATCATCCAGGGCATCGACCCGGACGCCCCAGCTGCGCTCTCCGGATCGCTCGACGTCACGATGTACCGTGACGATCTGTCCCGCACTCGCACGCGCACCCCGGCGCCCACCGCGCTGCCGACGTCGATCGACGGCAAGACGGTCGTGCTCGTCGACGACGTGCTCTTCTCCGGCCGCACCATCCGCGCCGCCCTCGACGCCATCAACGACATCGGCCGCCCCCGCGCCGTGCGCCTCGCAGCGCTCGTCGACCGCGGCCACCGCGAACTGCCGATCCGGGCCGACTTCGTGGGCAAGAACCTGCCGAGCTCCACCGATGAGCGCATCAACGTGCGCCTGCAGGAGATCGATGGCGAAGACTCCGTCAGCATCGAGGCACTCGCATGA
- a CDS encoding APC family permease has translation MADTEAAVQQAPKPEHRHELQADGVTAAGSIVMAVAGSAPAYSIAATTATLVAVAGVASPAALLWCALPMLGIAWAFAYLGRADVNAGAAYSWVGRALHPILGFLSGWALVISATIFMVAGALPAGVMTVALFSPENSDNVPLVTGIGAVWFLIMAACVLLGVRITARAQWIMTTIEVGILIVFAIVAIVVAATGEHAGPSFSWDWFGFGHFTGTGAFVAAALIAAFYYWGWDVAANLSEETKNGRKASGIGGIVGVVIVFLLFEIFTIATLVILPAETIEANSGNVLGVLGEAIWPGLGGKILIVAVMLSTIATLETTLIQVTRTLFAMGRDNTIPASFGHSHPKWRTPAFATLVVAGVSLVLFIGSNFLGSVGEILENAISSIGLQIAFYYALAGIAVVVAYRRVIFTSVRNFLFIGLWPGLGALFMLWIFFVSIPSLDTIVIVIGLGTLALGIVPIIVYWKKGAAYFSRRPLELPSELDATAPENIDTRPPR, from the coding sequence ATGGCGGATACCGAAGCGGCAGTGCAACAGGCCCCGAAGCCCGAGCATCGTCATGAATTGCAGGCCGACGGTGTGACCGCAGCCGGCTCGATCGTGATGGCCGTCGCCGGCAGTGCCCCGGCCTATTCGATCGCCGCAACCACGGCGACGCTCGTTGCTGTTGCGGGCGTCGCGAGCCCGGCCGCGCTGCTCTGGTGCGCCCTTCCGATGCTCGGCATCGCGTGGGCCTTCGCCTACCTCGGGCGGGCCGACGTGAACGCGGGCGCCGCCTACTCGTGGGTCGGTCGCGCGCTGCACCCCATCCTCGGATTCCTCTCCGGCTGGGCGCTGGTCATCTCGGCGACGATCTTCATGGTCGCCGGCGCACTGCCGGCCGGCGTGATGACGGTGGCCCTGTTCAGCCCGGAGAACTCGGACAACGTGCCCCTGGTGACCGGCATCGGCGCCGTCTGGTTCCTGATCATGGCCGCCTGTGTTCTGCTCGGCGTGCGCATCACCGCACGCGCCCAGTGGATCATGACGACGATCGAGGTCGGCATCCTGATCGTCTTCGCAATCGTGGCGATCGTGGTCGCCGCCACCGGTGAGCACGCCGGCCCGTCGTTCTCCTGGGACTGGTTCGGCTTCGGCCACTTCACCGGCACGGGTGCGTTCGTCGCGGCAGCACTCATCGCGGCGTTCTACTACTGGGGCTGGGATGTCGCAGCCAACCTCAGTGAGGAGACCAAGAACGGGCGCAAGGCGTCCGGCATCGGCGGCATCGTCGGCGTCGTCATCGTGTTCCTGCTGTTCGAGATCTTCACCATCGCGACGCTCGTGATCCTGCCGGCCGAGACCATCGAAGCCAACAGCGGCAATGTGCTCGGCGTTCTGGGTGAGGCGATCTGGCCGGGGCTCGGCGGCAAGATCCTGATCGTCGCCGTCATGCTCTCGACGATCGCGACCCTCGAGACCACGCTGATCCAGGTGACCCGCACCCTGTTCGCCATGGGCAGGGACAACACGATCCCGGCGTCGTTCGGCCACTCCCACCCGAAGTGGCGCACCCCGGCCTTCGCGACGCTGGTCGTCGCCGGCGTCTCGCTTGTGCTGTTCATCGGCTCCAACTTCCTCGGCAGCGTCGGCGAGATCCTCGAGAACGCCATCAGCTCGATCGGCCTGCAGATCGCCTTCTACTACGCCCTCGCCGGCATCGCCGTCGTCGTCGCCTATCGGAGGGTGATCTTCACCTCGGTGAGGAACTTCCTCTTCATCGGACTGTGGCCGGGACTCGGCGCCCTGTTCATGCTCTGGATCTTCTTCGTCTCGATCCCCTCGCTCGACACCATCGTCATCGTCATCGGTCTGGGCACCCTCGCCCTCGGAATTGTGCCGATCATCGTGTACTGGAAGAAGGGTGCTGCCTACTTCAGCCGGCGCCCGCTCGAACTGCCGAGCGAGCTGGACGCGACCGCACCGGAGAACATCGACACCAGGCCTCCGCGCTAA
- the carA gene encoding glutamine-hydrolyzing carbamoyl-phosphate synthase small subunit has protein sequence MTDQLVTDSATSSNGLPARAVLVLEDGSRYVGRAYGATGRTFGEAVFATGMTGYQETLTDPSYAGQIVLMTAPHIGNTGANDEDMESARIWVAGFIVREPARIVSNFRSQRSIDDDLVAGGVVGISGIDTRAVTRRIRSVGAMRSGIFSGADFDLSDGEQLDLVRSGVQMAGQNLSGAVSTTERYELPATSERVGSVAVLDLGVKTSTLNFLADRGFDVVVLPQTATAEEILELAPDALFFSNGPGDPGASDRHVEMLREVLRAGVPYFGICFGNQLLGRALGFNTYKLPFGHRGINQPVLDKATGRVEITAHNHGFAVEAPIDQISESSEGFGRVEVSHYDLNDNVVEGLNCLDIPAFSVQYHPESASGPHDANYLFDRFRDMVMAQQQQNGNK, from the coding sequence ATGACAGACCAGCTTGTGACAGATTCGGCAACCAGCTCCAACGGGCTGCCGGCACGCGCCGTCCTGGTGCTCGAAGACGGCAGCCGCTACGTCGGCCGCGCATACGGCGCAACGGGCCGCACCTTCGGTGAGGCGGTGTTCGCCACCGGCATGACCGGCTACCAGGAGACGCTGACCGACCCGAGCTACGCCGGCCAGATCGTGCTGATGACCGCGCCGCACATCGGCAACACGGGTGCCAACGACGAAGACATGGAATCGGCCCGCATCTGGGTCGCCGGCTTCATCGTGCGGGAGCCAGCGCGCATCGTGTCGAACTTCCGCTCGCAGCGCAGCATCGACGACGACCTGGTCGCAGGGGGAGTCGTCGGCATCAGCGGCATCGACACCCGCGCCGTGACGCGCCGGATCCGCTCGGTCGGCGCCATGCGCTCCGGCATCTTCTCCGGTGCGGACTTCGACCTCTCCGACGGCGAGCAGCTCGACCTCGTGCGCTCCGGCGTGCAGATGGCCGGTCAGAACCTCTCCGGTGCCGTCTCCACCACCGAGCGCTACGAGCTGCCGGCCACGAGCGAGCGGGTCGGAAGCGTCGCAGTGCTCGACCTCGGCGTCAAGACCTCGACGCTCAACTTCCTGGCCGACCGCGGCTTCGACGTCGTCGTGCTGCCCCAGACGGCAACGGCAGAGGAGATCCTCGAGCTGGCGCCCGACGCCCTGTTCTTCTCCAACGGCCCAGGCGACCCCGGTGCATCCGACCGGCACGTCGAGATGCTGCGCGAGGTGCTGCGTGCAGGCGTGCCGTACTTCGGCATCTGCTTCGGCAACCAGCTGCTCGGCCGCGCGCTCGGCTTCAACACCTACAAGCTGCCGTTCGGTCACCGCGGCATCAACCAGCCCGTGCTCGACAAGGCCACCGGCCGGGTCGAGATCACCGCGCACAACCACGGCTTCGCCGTCGAGGCGCCGATCGACCAGATCAGCGAGTCCAGTGAGGGCTTCGGTCGCGTCGAGGTCAGCCACTACGACCTCAACGACAACGTCGTCGAGGGCCTGAACTGCCTCGACATCCCCGCGTTCTCCGTGCAGTACCACCCCGAGTCCGCCTCGGGCCCGCACGACGCCAACTACCTCTTCGACCGCTTCCGTGACATGGTCATGGCGCAGCAGCAGCAGAACGGAAACAAGTAA
- the aroB gene encoding 3-dehydroquinate synthase, protein MTESTTTIITVGGEKPYDVRVGNDILGGISEHLGTKVSKVLIVHSATVAAKAAALREQLAEHYQVLLAEIPDAEAGKRMEVAAFCWQVLGQADFTRSDAVIGFGGGAVTDVAGFVAATWLRGVTLVQVPTSVAGMVDAAVGGKTGINTNEGKNLVGAFYEPSAVFCDLDTLDTLPRNEVLAGFAEIAKAGFIYYPEILDIIEADVDRVTDVTTPEFRRVVELAIDMKARVVAEDLHDLALREILNYGHTLGHAIEHAERYQWRHGAAVAVGMVFAAELGRLTGSLSDEVVARHRSVLTSLMLPTTYPVGRWNTLLATMQRDKKARGAMLRFIVLDDLARPTVLQGPDTSLLFAAYQEIGD, encoded by the coding sequence GTGACCGAATCAACGACAACCATCATCACCGTCGGCGGCGAGAAGCCGTACGACGTGCGCGTCGGCAACGACATCCTCGGTGGCATCAGCGAACACCTCGGCACCAAGGTCAGCAAGGTGCTCATCGTGCACAGCGCGACCGTCGCGGCCAAGGCCGCAGCACTGCGCGAGCAGCTCGCCGAGCATTACCAGGTGCTGCTCGCCGAGATCCCCGACGCCGAGGCCGGCAAGCGCATGGAGGTCGCCGCCTTCTGCTGGCAGGTGCTCGGCCAGGCCGACTTCACCCGCAGCGACGCCGTGATCGGCTTCGGCGGCGGTGCGGTGACCGACGTCGCCGGCTTCGTCGCCGCCACCTGGCTGCGCGGCGTCACGCTCGTGCAGGTGCCGACATCCGTTGCAGGCATGGTCGATGCGGCCGTCGGCGGCAAGACCGGCATCAACACCAACGAGGGCAAGAACCTCGTCGGAGCGTTCTACGAGCCGAGCGCCGTGTTCTGCGACCTCGACACCCTCGACACCCTGCCGCGGAACGAGGTGCTCGCCGGCTTCGCCGAGATCGCCAAGGCCGGATTCATCTACTACCCCGAGATCCTCGACATCATCGAGGCCGACGTCGACCGCGTCACCGACGTCACGACGCCGGAGTTCCGCCGCGTCGTCGAGCTCGCGATCGACATGAAGGCCCGCGTCGTCGCGGAAGACCTGCACGACCTCGCCCTGCGCGAGATCCTCAACTACGGCCACACCCTCGGCCACGCCATCGAGCACGCTGAGCGCTACCAGTGGCGCCACGGCGCGGCCGTAGCGGTCGGCATGGTCTTCGCCGCCGAACTCGGCAGGCTCACCGGCTCGCTGAGCGACGAGGTCGTCGCCCGCCACCGCAGCGTGCTGACGTCGTTGATGCTGCCGACCACCTACCCGGTCGGTCGCTGGAACACACTGCTGGCGACCATGCAGCGCGACAAGAAGGCGCGCGGCGCGATGCTGCGCTTCATCGTGCTCGACGACCTGGCCCGCCCGACCGTCCTGCAGGGGCCGGACACGAGCCTGCTGTTCGCGGCATACCAGGAGATCGGCGACTGA
- a CDS encoding dihydroorotase codes for MSTSSAGEAILITGATLADGSRSDLLLQNGRITETGSGLSSAGATVVDADGLLALPGLVDLHTHLREPGYEQSETVLTGSRAAAAGGFTSIFAMANTSPVADTAGVVEQVLSLGEQAAYATVRPIGAVTVGLAGEKLAELGAMATSRAQVRVFSDDGFCVSDPLLMRRALEYVKAFDGVIAQHAQEPRLTVGAQMNEGALSGELGLTGWPAVAEESIIARDVLLAEHVGSRLHICHVSTAGSVDVIRWAKARGIAVTAEVTPHHLLLTEELVASYDARYKVNPPLRRREDVEALRAALADGTIDIVATDHAPHPIEAKDCEWDAAANGMVGLESALSVVHASVVQNGLLGWSDVARVLSGAPAQIGRLAGHSAELVTGTVADIVLYDPNATREFSTQNLAGKGVNSPYLAMTLPGRVEATFRHGYATVLGGEVLPAEQVAHSAALLGAAS; via the coding sequence ATGAGCACGAGCTCCGCTGGCGAAGCCATCCTGATCACCGGTGCAACCCTGGCCGACGGCAGCCGCAGCGACCTGCTGCTGCAGAACGGACGCATCACCGAGACCGGAAGCGGCCTGAGCTCCGCCGGCGCAACGGTGGTCGACGCGGACGGTCTCCTCGCGCTGCCCGGCCTCGTCGATCTGCACACGCACCTGCGTGAGCCGGGCTACGAGCAGAGCGAGACCGTTCTGACCGGCAGCCGCGCGGCCGCGGCCGGCGGCTTCACGAGCATCTTCGCCATGGCGAACACCTCGCCGGTCGCCGACACCGCCGGTGTCGTCGAGCAGGTGCTCTCCCTCGGCGAGCAGGCCGCATACGCCACCGTCCGCCCGATCGGCGCCGTCACCGTCGGCCTCGCCGGCGAGAAGCTGGCCGAGCTCGGCGCCATGGCGACGTCGCGCGCCCAGGTGCGCGTGTTCTCGGATGATGGCTTCTGCGTCTCCGACCCGCTGCTGATGCGCCGCGCACTCGAGTACGTCAAGGCATTCGACGGCGTCATCGCCCAGCACGCCCAGGAACCGCGGCTCACCGTCGGCGCCCAGATGAACGAGGGCGCCCTCTCCGGCGAACTCGGCCTCACCGGCTGGCCGGCCGTCGCCGAGGAGTCGATCATCGCCCGCGACGTGCTGCTCGCCGAGCACGTCGGCTCCCGCCTGCACATCTGCCACGTCTCCACCGCCGGCTCCGTCGACGTGATCCGCTGGGCGAAGGCCCGTGGCATCGCCGTCACCGCCGAGGTCACCCCGCACCACCTGCTGCTCACCGAGGAGCTCGTCGCCAGCTATGACGCGCGCTACAAGGTGAACCCGCCGCTCCGCCGCCGTGAGGACGTCGAGGCGCTGCGCGCGGCCCTGGCCGACGGCACGATCGACATCGTCGCCACCGACCACGCGCCGCACCCGATCGAGGCCAAGGACTGCGAGTGGGATGCGGCGGCCAACGGCATGGTGGGGCTCGAGTCCGCGCTCTCCGTCGTGCACGCCTCCGTCGTCCAGAACGGCCTGCTCGGCTGGAGCGACGTCGCCCGCGTGCTCAGCGGCGCCCCGGCGCAGATCGGCCGTCTGGCCGGCCACAGCGCGGAGCTCGTCACAGGGACCGTGGCCGACATTGTGCTCTACGACCCGAATGCGACGCGCGAGTTCAGCACGCAGAACCTCGCGGGCAAGGGGGTCAACTCGCCGTACCTGGCGATGACGCTGCCCGGCCGCGTCGAGGCGACCTTCCGCCACGGCTACGCCACCGTGCTCGGCGGCGAGGTCCTCCCCGCGGAGCAGGTGGCCCACTCGGCCGCGCTGCTCGGTGCGGCCTCGTGA
- a CDS encoding type II 3-dehydroquinate dehydratase gives MTSNPVTRVLVLNGPNLGRLGSREPEVYGSGNLSDLEALLVASVPSGVEIDLRQTNDEAELIDWLHEAVDSASPVVLNPAAFTHYSYGLRDAAALVTKAGLPLVEVHITNPHTRESFRHDSVISGVATGVIAGFGFDSYRLAVDHILRSAR, from the coding sequence ATGACCAGCAACCCCGTCACCCGTGTCCTCGTGCTCAACGGTCCGAACCTCGGCCGACTCGGGTCGCGGGAGCCCGAGGTCTACGGCTCTGGCAATCTGTCCGACCTCGAGGCGCTTCTCGTGGCATCCGTCCCGTCCGGCGTCGAGATCGACCTGCGCCAGACCAACGACGAGGCCGAGCTCATCGACTGGCTGCACGAGGCGGTCGACTCCGCCAGCCCCGTCGTGCTGAACCCGGCGGCATTCACCCACTACAGCTATGGGCTGCGGGATGCCGCTGCCCTCGTCACCAAGGCTGGACTGCCCCTCGTCGAGGTGCACATCACCAACCCGCACACGCGCGAGAGCTTCCGTCACGACAGCGTGATCAGCGGGGTGGCGACGGGCGTGATCGCGGGCTTCGGCTTCGATTCCTACCGCCTCGCCGTCGACCACATTCTGCGATCTGCCCGCTAG